In Mytilus edulis chromosome 6, xbMytEdul2.2, whole genome shotgun sequence, the following proteins share a genomic window:
- the LOC139526570 gene encoding uncharacterized protein produces MALSKPQLGIQSPIQCQLCERDPKISWKCFECDLLMCCVCKNNIHPKIKTTKEHRIVAIKDIGNSPSVVPSKIDMTIIETYQTKLDQVRELAISSDGLLWIGDGHRKNKIRLLTSHTGLQKVKFEGDKLKVIYSFNTSVYDIAVTLDNDLLIANGEPKLKQIKSGTNKVVDTVYDVPEPSSIHVTRHNKIVVGIPGGKVIVMDHDGNRDKVYGNGHHKDTLFYPWKITSTSNDNIFVVDYNTTENERRVVVLGHKDIINTYSGHAAINIEDNPFTPYDLTTTPSDNVIVVDGRNTLHILNSFGYLVTFINTEDKGITYPFSIGLAKEEKSCMLYIGTFGKIYKLNLIGC; encoded by the coding sequence ATGGCTTTATCCAAACCCCAATTAGGAATACAATCTCCAATCCAGTGTCAGTTATGTGAACGCGATCCTAAAATCTCCTGGAAATGcttcgaatgtgacctactgatgTGTTGTGTATGTAAGAATAACATTCATCCTAAAATCAAAACTACGAAGGAGCATAGGATTGTAGCCATCAAGGATATTGGAAATTCACCTAGCGTTGTTCCTTCGAAGATTGATATGACTATTAttgaaacatatcaaacaaagttaGATCAGGTTCGTGAACTGGCAATTTCCTCGGATGGCTTGTTGTGGATTGGTGACGGACACCGCAAAAATAAAATACGATTACTCACTTCCCATACAGGATTGCAGAAAGTAAAATTTGAAGGAGATAAGCTTAAGGTGATATACAGTTTTAACACTAGCGTTTATGACATTGCTGTAACCCTTGATAATGACTTACTAATAGCTAATGGTGAACCAAAACTGAAACAGATCAAAAGTGGAACAAATAAAGTTGTAGACACTGTCTATGATGTACCAGAGCCTTCGTCCATTCATGTAACCAGACATAATAAGATAGTAGTAGGAATACCCGGTGGAAAAGTGATCGTAATGGACCATGATGGGAACCGTGACAAAGTGTATGGTAATGGCCATCATAAAGATACATTGTTCTACCCATGGAAGATAACTTCAACTAGCAAtgataatatttttgttgttgattataaCACTACTGAGAATGAAAGAAGAGTGGTAGTACTGGGACATAAGGACATTATCAATACCTATTCTGGACATGCTGCTATCAACATTGAGGATAATCCATTTACACCATATGATTTAACAACCACGCCTTCTGATAATGTCATAGTTGTGGACGGGCGAAATACTCTTCATATATTAAATTCCTTTGGATATTTGGTAACTTTCATCAACACCGAAGATAAGGGAATTACGTATCCATTTTCCATTGGACTTGCAAAAGAAGAAAAATCTTGTATGCTGTATATAGGAACTTTTgggaaaatatataaattgaacCTAATAGGTTGTTAA